Proteins encoded together in one Plectropomus leopardus isolate mb chromosome 19, YSFRI_Pleo_2.0, whole genome shotgun sequence window:
- the mapk7 gene encoding mitogen-activated protein kinase 7 produces MSTKEGEEGKNGQPVAMSPERMATDKSRESQNQREVEATGGTTDTSTTAKNLALLKAHSLDVKFDVGEEYDVIETIGTGAYGVVSSARRRDNGQQVAIKKISNAFEVVTNAKRTLRELKILKHFKHDNIIAIKDILQPNLPHSAFKSVYVVLDLMESDLHQIIHSAQTLTSEHTRYFLYQLLRGLKYVHSANVIHRDLKPSNLLVNENCELKIGDFGMARGLSSHPEESHSFMTEYVATRWYRAPELLLSLNHYSLAIDLWSVGCIFAEMLGRKQLFPGKHYVHQLQLILSVLGTPPEGLISAIRADRVRSYVQSLPSRSAVPLAKLYPQAEPDALDLLVAMLRFDPRERISVTQALEHPYLSKYHDQDDEPVCVPAFDFEFDKLPMNKEQIKEAILMEIQDFHRNKQGCRQRLQFRPLARASSRAAAQSSTQCNAQPSTVNLSKSTLVPMAQHPQAAQIQQQQMREVKSQQQQDHTPAERNHAFTDQMQTFNKPASLLEVAPPHVTHNLPPLSKSESGPVDVDMPSANSDSGQPETIDLTTPVSSQDALSETMRDSEVQEQLSGSQAPLTQPTQSQSMTPAPTSIPATPAQTMTPLPTAVPSLCLSVAQAQSLSQSLSQSLSKGARPPPGPGEGTRKEGAISEDTKAALKAALLKSALRNKARGDGVNSALGVEAAAGVGVSSFLSSVPESRRPVTAQERQREREEKRRKRQERARERERKIKEKERREGKQGDSLGGVLLSDDDKSLLQRWTQMMVSRNEKSQTPNNDAAKNKDCNVNSHRGVAISDNTQGAPNSKPGKEARKIQSHDQLISQVKPNQPGLFQPPSTQQPSVLFSMSQRKPAADIVVAVSGGMDVMTVTSGFVKNTTLKPHSETNGQSGFNCLGNWNGPQLETRLPQPQSNRKPQPPPSAFLQPQLQPQSQTQPDPPPRSQLLPLETFLTKAPTLTTRETNGDIGRQNNLNSHPNASTASAGPMEKLCPSVGEKSGPQTTNPLCGALGVPSQPHPSLGFTDTGQQGPSVAPDIHTVTLQLSKSQVEDVLPPVFSVTPKGSGAGYGVGFDLDDLLNQSLTDLQHCDRDSYDSAPLSASLLSDWSEVHRMTPADLESLQQELQLGSPMILSDTIPPDA; encoded by the exons ATGTCAACTAAGGAgggagaagaaggaaaaaatggtcaaccTGTGGCCATGTCGCCTGAAAGAATGGCCACCGACAAAAGCAGAGAAAGCCAGAACCAGCGTGAAGTCGAGGCAACAGGAGGAACCACAGACACCagcacaacagcaaaaaaccTGGCTTTGCTTAAAGCACACTCACTGGATGTGAAGTTCGACGTCGGCGAGGAGTATGATGTCATAGAAACCATCGGCACAGGGGCTTATGGCGTCGTCTCTTCTGCCAGGAGAAGGGACAATG GCCAGCAGGTGGCGATAAAGAAGATCTCCAATGCTTTTGAAGTGGTGACAAATGCCAAACGCACTCTGCGAGAGCTCAAGATTCTCAAGCACTTCAAACACGACAACATTATCGCCATCAAAGACATCCTGCAGCCTAACCTGCCTCACTCTGCCTTCAAGTCTGT GTACGTGGTGCTCGACCTCATGGAAAGCGACTTGCACCAGATTATACACTCTGCCCAGACGCTTACCTCAGAGCACACACGCTACTTTCTGTACCAGCTCCTCCGTGGCCTTAAGTATGTGCATTCTGCCAACGTCATCCATCGTGACCTCAAACCCTCCAACCTGTTGGTGAACGAGAACTGTGAGCTAAAAATTGGTGACTTTGGTATGGCGAGGGGCCTAAGTTCACACCCTGAGGAGTCTCATTCCTTCATGACTGAATATGTGGCGACTCGATGGTACCGTGCTCCTGAACTCCTACTGTCTCTGAATCACTACAGCTTGGCCATTGACCTGTGGTCTGTAGGCTGCATCTTTGCAGAAATGCTGGGGCGTAAGCAGCTCTTTCCTGGGAAGCACTACGTCCACCAGCTCCAgctcattttgtctgtgttggGCACTCCTCCTGAGGGGTTAATTAGTGCTATTAGGGCTGACAGAGTGCGTTCTTATGTTCAGAGTCTTCCATCACGTTCTGCTGTGCCTTTGGCCAAACTGTACCCACAAGCTGAACCGGACGCTTTGGACCTGCTGGTCGCCATGTTGCGCTTTGACCCTCGTGAAAGAATCAGTGTTACACAAGCGCTGGAGCATCCTTACCTCTCCAAATACCACGACCAAGATGATGAGCCAGTTTGCGTGCCAGCTTTTGACTTTGAGTTTGACAAGCTGCCGATGAACAAAGAACAAATTAAAGAGGCGATTCTGATGGAGATCCAGGACTTTCATCGAAACAAGCAGGGCTGTCGTCAAAGGCTTCAGTTCAGGCCCTTGGCGAGGGccagcagcagagctgcagcacaaaGCAGTACCCAGTGTAATGCTCAGCCCTCGACTgttaacctgagcaaatcgacACTGGTTCCAATGGCACAACACCCACAAGCAGCACAAATACAGCAACAGCAAATGAGAGAAGTGAAATCTCAACAGCAACAAGATCACACACCAGCAGAAAGGAACCACGCCTTTACAGATCAGATGCAAACCTTTAATAAGCCAGCGTCTCTTTTAGAAGTCGCCCCGCCTCATGTGACCCACAATTTGCCTCCACTTTCTAAAAGCGAAAGTGGCCCAGTCGATGTAGACATGCCCAGTGCCAACTCAGACAGCGGCCAGCCAGAGACTATAGATTTAACAACACCGGTGTCGAGTCAGGACGCTTTGTCCGAAACAATGAGAGACAGTGAGGTGCAGGAGCAGCTAAGCGGAAGTCAGGCTCCTCTGACTCAGCCCACCCAGAGCCAGTCCATGACCCCGGCTCCTACCTCTATTCCTGCAACGCCAGCACAGACCATGACACCGCTGCCCACCGCTGTGCCTtccctttgtctctctgtggcACAGGCCCAGTCACTGTCTCAGTCCCTTTCACAGTCACTGTCCAAGGGTGCCAGGCCTCCTCCAGGTCCGGGGGAGGGAACCAGAAAAGAGGGAGCCATTTCAGAGGATACTAAAGCCGCACTGAAAGCGGCTTTATTGAAATCAGCTCTCAGAAATAAAGCCAGGGGTG ATGGAGTCAACTCTGCGCTGGGCGTTGAGGCTGCTGCAGGAGTAGGTGTATCGTCCTTCCTGTCTTCTGTTCCCGAGTCCCGTCGGCCTGTCACTGCTCAGGAGCGTCagcgagaaagagaggagaaaagaaggaAGAGGCAGGAGCGagccagagagagggagaggaaaataaaggaaaaggagagaagagaggggaagCAGGGGGACTCGCTGGGTGGGGTTCTGCTGAGCGACGACGACAAAAGCCTTTTGCAGCGTTGGACACAGATGATGGTCAGCCGCAATGAGAAATCTCAGACTCCTAATAACGACGCTGCAAAGAATAAGGACTGTAATGTGAACTCGCACCGAGGTGTAGCCATCAGCGACAACACTCAAGGAGCACCGAACAGTAAACCGGGCAAAGAGGCAAGAAAGATTCAGTCACATGACCAGTTAATTTCTCAAGTTAAACCAAACCAGCCGGGCTTGTTTCAGCCTCCAAGCACCCAGCAACCGTCAGTACTTTTCTCCATGAGCCAGAGAAAACCTGCAGCGGATATAGTTGTTGCTGTAAGCGGAGGGATGGATGTAATGACTGTCACTAGTGGCTTTGTTAAGAACACAACTCTCAAACCTCACAGTGAGACCAATGGACAAAGTGGTTTTAACTGTTTGGGGAATTGGAACGGGCCGCAATTAGAGACGAGGCTACCACAACCACAATCAAACAGGAAGCCACAGCCTCCACCGTCGGCCTTTCTTCAGCCCCAGCTCCAACCTCAGAGTCAAACCCAGCCTGACCCTCCACCCCGGTCACAACTGCTGCCACTGGAGACTTTTTTGACTAAAGCTCCAACACTAACCACCAGAGAGACAAACGGGGATATCGGACGCCAAAATAACCTCAACTCCCACCCCAATGCCTCGACTGCAAGTGCCGGGCCGATGGAGAAGCTGTGTCCCTCTGTGGGGGAGAAATCTGGGCCACAGACCACAAACCCGCTCTGTGGGGCTCTAGGGGTCCCCTCACAGCCTCATCCCAGTTTGGGATTCACAGATACTGGACAGCAAGGGCCCTCCGTCGCCCCTGATATCCATACAGTAACACTGCAGCTGTCAAAGTcccag GTAGAGGACGTTCTACCTCCAGTGTTCTCGGTCACCCCTAAAGGCAGCGGGGCTGGGTACGGCGTGGGCTTTGACCTGGATGACCTTCTCAACCAGTCTCTCACAGACCTGCAACACTGTGACCGGGACAG CTACGACTCGGCCCCCCTCTCGGCCTCCCTGTTATCTGATTGGAGCGAGGTTCACCGCATGACTCCAGCTGATCTTGAATCGCTGCAGCAGGAGTTGCAACTCGGCTCTCCCATGATCCTCTCTGATACCATTCCCCCTGATGCCTGA
- the zgc:92313 gene encoding serine protease 33: MSPTLLFCAVFCCVTGVLVSYAQECGRPTVVENRIVGGVDAIDGAWPWQVDIQTVTAGHICGGSIISESWVLSAAHCFPNPSDVSSYIIYAGRYQLNGFNPHQSTHRVSRVVIPSGYSEPHNGKDLALVQLSTPVTWSDYIRPVCLPASGTLFPSGTQCYVTGWGNIRDDVPLQGVGTLQEVQVPIISQSSCQEMYQTNPTEQVDILYDMICAGFQKGGKDSCQGDSGGPLVCPMINGSWVQAGVVSFGLGCAHTNRPGVYARVTSFSSFISNTVPGIRLYGRANQNWCGSAAMLISCLSSLLILLQR; encoded by the exons ATGTCGCcgactttacttttttgtgcagttttttgttgCGTAACAG gTGTTTTAGTTTCTTACGCCCAAGAATGTGGCCGACCGACGGTGGTGGAGAACAGGATAGTGGGGGGGGTGGACGCCATAGACGGGGCTTGGCCGTGGCAGGTGGATATTCAG ACAGTCACTGCTGGTCATATCTGTGGAGGCTCCATCATCTCAGAGTCCTGGGTCCTCTCAGCCGCTCATTGTTTCCCCAA tCCATCTGATGTGAGCTCCTACATCATCTACGCTGGCCGGTACCAGCTGAATGGCTTCAACCCGCACCAGTCAACGCATCGTGTGAGCCGGGTGGTAATCCCGTCCGGTTACAGTGAGCCTCACAACGGGAAGGATTTGGCGCTGGTGCAGCTGTCCACCCCAGTAACCTGGTCAGATTATATCCGTCCCGTCTGCTTGCCCGCCTCTGGCACCCTGTTTCCAAGTGGCACGCAGTGCTACGTCACCGGCTGGGGGAACATCCGGGATGATG TCCCTCTGCAAGGGGTCGGGACTCTGCAGGAAGTGCAGGTGCCAATCATCTCCCAGAGTTCATGTCAGGAGATGTACCAGACGAACCCGACGGAGCAGGTGGACATCCTGTATGACATGATCTGTGCTGGATTCCAGAAGGGCGGCAAGGACTCCTGCCAG GGTGACTCAGGAGGGCCTCTTGTCTGCCCGATGATAAATGGGAGCTGGGTGCAGGCTGGGGTGGTGAGTTTTGGACTGGGCTGCGCTCACACAAACCGGCCCGGTGTGTATGCCAGAGTGACGAGCTTCTCGAGCTTCATCAGCAACACAGTGCCAGGGATCCGGCTGTACGGTCGAGCTAACCAGAACTGGTGTGGGAGTGCCGCCATGTTGATcagctgtctgtcctctctgctgATCCTGCTTCAGAGGTAG